In Mycobacterium sp. Aquia_213, the sequence CCGCTCACGCTAGCGCAGGTCATAATCGCAGCCGTGGACGACACGGGCGCAGGTCCAGTTCTAATTCTGGGCGGCCGCAGCGAGATCGGCATTGAGCTCGCGCGACGGCTGGCTCAAGGGTCGACGGTGGTGCTGGCCGCACGCCGAGCCGATCAGCTCGACGAGCAGGTCGCCGCGGTCAAAGCAGCCGGCGCGACAGCAGTGCACACCAGGGAGTTCGACGCCGACGACCTGGCCTCGCATGGCCCGTTGATCGCAGAAGTCATCGCCGAGCACGGACCCATCGGCACCGCGGTGCTGGCCTTCGGAATCCTCGGCGATCAGGCTCGCGCCGAGGCCGACGCCGCCCATGCCGTCGCCGTTGTGCACACCGACTACGTCGCTCAGGTCAACATGCTGACCCTGATCGCGAAAGCCATGCGCGCGGCCGACCGTGGATCCCTGGTGGTGTTCTCGTCGATCGCCGGCGCACGCGTGCGTCGGGCCAACTACGTCTACGGCTCGGCGAAGGCCGGCCTGGACGGCTTCGCCAGCGGCCTGGCCGACGCGCTGCACGGCACCGGGGTGCACTTGCTCATCTCGCGGCCCGGATTCGTGATCGGGCGTATGACAGAGGGCATGACGCCGGCGCCGCTGTCCAGCACTCCCGAGCAGGTCGCCGCCGCGACCGCGCGGGCGTTGGCCAAAGGTCGGCGCACGGTGTGGATCCCATGGGCGTTGGGGCCCGCGGCGGCCGTGATGCGGATGCTGCCGCAATTCATCTGGCGCAGGATGCCGCGATGATCGTCGTGGTCGGCATCGGCGCCGACGGCATGCCAGGACTATCGAACGCGGCCCGCATCCAATTGCAAACGGCCACGGTCATTTACGGTGCCGAAAGGCAACTCGGATTGCTCGACGACACGGTGACCGCCGAGCGCAGGGAGTGGCCGTCGCCGATGCTGCCCGCCCTGCAAACACTTCCCATCGACGACGACATTCACATCGTCGCCAGCGGCGATCCCCTCATGCACGGCATCGGCGGCACCCTGATCCGCCTCTACGGCGCCGAAAAAGTGACAGTGCTCCCACACGTGTCGGCGGTGACGCTGGCCTGCGCCCGGATGGGGTGGAACGTCCAGGACACCGAGGTGATCAGCCTGGTCGCCGCACCGCCGAGCACCGCGGTGCGCCGCGGCGGCCAGGCGATCGTGCTGTCGCAAAGCGGCTCCACGCCCAATGTCGTGGCCGAGCTGCTCACCGTGCACGGCCGTGGCGATTCCGCGTTCAGCGTGCTCGAACAACTCGGCGGCCCAGCCGAATGCCGCCGCGACAGCACCGCACGCCAGTGGGCCGACACACCAACCGGCGTCGACGACCTCAACGTGATCGCCATTCGCTACCTGCCCGACGAGCGCATCGCACCCCTGCCCGACGATGCGTTCGCCCACGACGGCCAGATCACCAAACACGGCGTCCGGGCGGTCACCCTGGCGGCACTAGCGCCGCGGCCCGGCGAGCGGTTGTGGGACGTCGGCGCCGGCTCGGGCAGCATCGCCGTCGAATGGTGTCGCAGCTGGCGGGGCTGCAGCGCCGTGGCTTTCGAGCACGACGAGCAGCGTCGCATCAATATCGAATTCAATGCCGCGGCCTTCGGCGTCGCCGTCGACGTGCGCGGCGAAGCACCCGACCAGTTCGACGGCGCCCCAGCGCCTGACGCCATCTTCATCGGCGGCGGCCTGACCCGTCCCGATCTGCTCGACTCCTGCCTTGAACAGCTGCCAAAGGGAGGGCGCCTGGTCGCCAACGCCGTCACCATTGAATCCGAATCGCTTCTGATACAGGCATATTCACGCCTCGGCGGCGAATTGCGACGTTTTCAGCTTTACCAGGGCAGCCCGCTGGGAGCCTTCACCGGCTGGCGTCCGCAATACCCGGTCACCCAGTGGACGGTGACGAAGTGACGGTGTACTTCATCGGCGCCGGCCCCGGCGCCGCCGACCTGATCACGGTCCGCGGCCAACGACTGCTGCAGCGATGCAAAACATGCCTGTACGCGGGTTCGATCATGCCCGACGACCTGCTGGCCCTCTGCCCGCCCGGCGCGAAAGTCGTTGACACCGGCCCGTTGACGCTCGAGCAGATCGTCGCCGAACTCGCCGACGCCGACGCCGCCGGCCACGATGTCGCCCGGCTGCATTCCGGTGATCCGTCGTTGTATAGCGCGCTGGCCGAGCAATGCCGCCGACTCGACGCGCTGCGCATCGGCTACGAAATCGTGCCTGGCGTACCGGCTTTCGCCGCGGCAGCGGCGGCCTTGAAGAGAGAGCTCACCGTCCCGGGAGTGGCGCAGACGGTCACCCTGACCCGGGTATCGACGCTGTCGACAGCGATGCCGGCGGGTGAAGACCTACAAACCCTTGCGCAATCCGGCGGCACCCTGGTGCTGCACCTCGCCGCCGCTCAGATCGACACCATCGTTGCGCAACTGCTCACCAGTGGGTGCCGGACCGAAACACCCGCAGCAGTAGTGGCTTTCGCCAGCTGGCCGCAGCAGACAGTGCTGCGCGGCACGCTCGAAACCATCGCCGGCCAAATGCGCGAGACCGGCATCACCAAGACCGCCGTCATCATCGTCGGCGATGTGCTGGCCGCCGAGGGCTTCACCGACAGCTACCTGTACTCGACCGCGCGCCGCGCCAAAGGCCAACACTGATGCGGGTGCTGCTGCTCGGCGGCACCGGCGAGGGGCGCGCGCTCGCCAAAGCCCTGCACCCCGGCGTCGACGTGATCAGCTCGCTGGCCGGCCGGGTGCCGGATCCGGTGCTTCCCGTCGGTCCGGTGCGCGTCGGCGGATTCGGCGGCGTGGCGGGCTTGCAAAAATGGCTACAAGAAGAAAACATCGACGCCGTCGTCGACGCGACCCACCCGTTTGCGGCCACCATGACCGCCCACGCCGCAGAGGCATGTGAGCGGGCCACAATCCCGCACCTGGTGCTGGCCCGCCCGGCCTGGGATCCAGGCACGGCAGAAGTCGTCGAATCGGACAAAGAAGCCGCGAAAGCCATTGCGCAAAACCAATATTCGCGGATATTTCTCACCACCGGCCGCTCCGGAACAAAAGCGTTCCAAGGCAGCGATGCGTGGTTTTTGATTCGTGCGGTCACCGAACCGGACGTCGACTCGTTGCCGCGCCACCGCCAGCTGCTGTTGTCGCGCGGGCCGTATCGCTACGACGACGAAATCGCCATCATGCGCGATCACCGGATTGACGCCCTGGTGTCCAAGAACAGCGGCGGCGACATGACCCGGGCAAAGCTGGATGCGGCTGCGGCGCTGGACATTCCGGTGGTGATGGTGGACCGCCCACCACTGCCAGATGGAATCAACGCGGTGGGAACCGTCCGGGAGGCCGCGGATTGGGTTGCCGGACTGGGCTAACCGGTCCGGTCGTCGCGTTCCGCGTCGGCCAGCAGGGCATCGCGGGCACGGGCGACGCGGGACCGGATGGTGCCCACGGGGCAGCCACACACGGCGGCGGCGTCGGCGTAGGGCAGCCCGAGCAGCTGGGTCAGCAACAGGGCTTCGCGCTGTTCGCGGGTGAGGTTGGCGATCATCGTCGTCACCTCGACCAGGTCCTCGAAACCGCGCGCGTGCCGGTCGCCGTTGTGCACCTGCTCGGGGTTGGCACCCGCGGCGGAGCGCGGCCGCGACTGGACGTGGCGAATGTGATCGGCGACCACGCGGCGCGCGATCGAGAGCAGCCAGGTGCGGGCGCTGGAGCGCCCGGAGAACCGCTCGATCGCGCCGATCGCCCGCAGGAAGGTTTCCTGAGTCAGATCGTCGGCGCTGCCCGCGTCGGATAGGTAAGTGACGAATCGCCACACGTCTTGCTGAGTGGCTTTGATGAACGCCTCGAGTGCTCGCTCGTTCCCGCGTGCGGCGGCCAAGGCCAGGTCGGTAACGGCCTGGTCGTCGCTGGACGCGGTCATGGCCAACCACCTTAGTTGCGCGGGTTCGGTCAGTCTACGACGGACTGTCGTAGAGTTCGCGCTGGGGTCTGAAGACCGGTTGATCGGCCGCAGGTGGCCGCGCCGCCGACCGACGAAACTGGCGGGCAGCTCGCCATCGAAAGCGTCGAAATCGGATTCGCGTGGTCGGCGCCCGCCCGTCCGCTCGCGCGCCACCAGCACCGCGAACGCCAGGCCCAGCAGCACGGGCACGTGGCTGGCAACGCGCGTCGCGGTGACCTGTCCGTCGAGCGCGTCGGCGGCCACGTAACCGATCAGCCCAAGCGAATAGGCACCGGCAATCGCGGCGACCCCGGTCGCCATCACGGGCCAGATACCGGCGGCAACCATCGCCGCGCCCAGCGCGAGCGACCACGCGGTGGATTCGTGCAGCAAATGTTCGCCGGACATCGCCCCGTGCATGTGGTGCGACACCATGCCGAAGTTGACTCCGCCGATTTGGGCAGCCGCGATCGCCACCTGGAATACACCCACAGCGATAAGTCCCCATCGCGCGTAACGCGCTCGCACCGCCCGCATCCAGCCGTGACGCGCTTCGGGGTCCTCGTCGATACTCGCCATGATTCGGGCGACCAGGTCCGGTCCGTCTCCGGGCTCGATCGAGGCGAGCCGTCGAGTCTGCGTGGCCGCGCCGATCAGCCAGGTGCGGCACCCGCGACACGTCTCCAGGTGGGCGTCGACCTGCTGCGCGAGCACTTCGGGACGCTCGCCGTCCAATCGGGCGGAAAGCGCCTCACGCGCAACGTCACACCGCATCCCTGCATCGTTGCGCATGCGTGCGCCGGGCGCAAAGAAGAAACCGGGTGGAACTAAAACGCGTCGGGCAACGACCACTGAAGACAAGCATCGCCAGCCCCCATCGCCATCAGGCCCACCGAAGAGGTACTCGTGCCGCCGCTCGCCCTGGAAGGCCCGCTTCAATGACCGCCCCGATCTGGCTCGCGTTTCCACCCGAGGTGCACTCCACCCTGCTGAGCAGTGGGCCCGGACCTGGGCCGTTGTTGGCGGCTGCTGGTGCGTGGTCGGCGCTGAGCACCGAATACGCCGACGCCGCCGACGAACTCACCGGGCTGCTGGGTGCGGTGCAGGCCGGCGAGTGGCAGGGCCCGAGCGCTGAGCAGTACGTCGCTGCCCACGCCCCGTATTTGACCTGGCTGCTCGCCAGCTCCGCGGACAGCACGGCTGCGGCCGCGTTGCACGAGACAGCCGCCGGCGCCTACACGGCCGCGCTGGCCGCCATGCCCACGCTGGGCGAGCTGGCGGCGAATCACGCCATCCACGGCGCCCTGGTCGCCACCAACTTCTTCGGCCTCAACACGATCCCGATCGCGGTGAACGAGGCCGACTACGCGCGGATGTGGGTGCAGGCCGCGACGACGATGAGCGCCTATGAGGCCGTCAGCGAATCCGCACTCGCCGCGGTTCCGCCGTCGACGCCCGCGCCGCAGATCATGATGGCGGCCGCGGATACGTCGACCACCCAGCAGCAAGCCACCACCGCGGCGCAGCAGTATCCGTCCTGGATGGATCAGCTCGAGGCGTGGCTCCGGCAGTACACGACCAGTTTCGCGTGGCCCGTGTCCAAGGACCTCAACCCCGGCGGCTGGCCCTTCCCGCCGGTGCCTTGGGTCAACAGCCTCGCCTCATTTTTCACGCAGCTGGGACTGTCGCCCACTCTCGCAAGTGCCATGGGCTGGGCCATCTTTCACACCCTGATGATCTTCTGGCCGTTCATCCAGGTCGCGGTTCAGCTGGCCGTCGTCGCCATCCCGGCGATGATGGTTATTGCCGCTGCGGGAGCCGCCGGTGCGGCGGCGGGCGCGGCGGCGATCGCGGTGAGCACCGCGGTTCCCCTGGCGATTCAGCCGCAGCTGCCCGCGATGGCACCCACGCCGATGCCCACCGCGCCGGCCCCGGCGGGATTCGGCAATGTGCCGAGCACCTCAAGCGCCAGCGCACCCGCGCCCGCCCCCGCTTCTGCGACGGCCGCCCCCTCGCCCGGAGCCCCACCGGCCGGTGCCCCACCCGGAGTTAGCTTCGGTCCGACCAGCACTACCGGACTCGGGGCGGGCCTGTCCGACGCGCTCTGGGCCGTCGGCCTGTCGGGCTTGTCGGGGAGCAGTAGTGCGAAGAATCGCTCACGCCGCAAGTCCGAGGAGCCCGCGTCGGACGACGCCGACGCGCCGGGTGCGGCCGCGGCGGCATCCGCCAAGGAGAAGTTGAAGGCCCGGCGGCGTCGGGCGCAAGACGCCAAGGACAAGGCCTACCGCTACGAATACATGGACCTGGAGGACGCGCCTGCCGGGCCGGACGACGAGCCCGTCACCTCGGTAGGGGAGTCCGGCGCGGGGCCGCTCGGATTTGCCGGGGCCGCAGTCAAATCCGGTGCCGGCCACGCCGCGGGGCTCACGACGCTGGGCGGCGACGGGCTGAACGACGGACCGTCGGTGCCGATGCTGCCGAGCAGCTGGGGCCACGACGGCAAGTGACCGGCTTCAGGTCGGATAACGCCGGGGCGTGAACACCTTGTCGCCGGAATCGCCTGTGTACCACTGGGTTTGAGACGATCCGACGATCAGCAGGCAGCGCATGTCGACGTCGGCGGCATCCAGGTCGGCCAACCGCACCACCCGGACGCTTTCGTCGGGCCCGGATACGTTGCGCCCGATCACAACCGGCGTTCCCGGTTCGCGCTGGGTCAGCAAGACGTCGCGCATGGCGCCGACCTGCCAGGTCCGGCTCTTGGACGCCGGGTTGTAGATGGCCAGCACCAAATCGGCGGCGGCCGCGGCGGCCAGGCGCGTCTCGATCACGTCCCACGGCTTGAGCCGGTCCGACAACGAAATCACCGCGTAGTCGTGCCCCAGCGGCGCACCGACCCGGCTGGCGACGGCCTGCGCGGCGGTCATCGCCGGGATCACGCGGACCTCTACTCCGGGCCATTGTTTGGCCTCTTCCAGGACGGCGGTGGCCATCGCGAACACTCCCGGATCGCCCGACGACACCACTGCCACGGCACGGCCCTGTTCGGCCAGCGCGCAGGCCAGGCGGGCCCGCGCCGGTTCGTCGGTGTTGTCGCTGGGATGGCGCTGCTGACCGTCGCGCACCGGGACGCGATCCAGGTAGTTGCCGTAGCCGATCAGGTCGGTCGCGGCGGCCAGCTCGCGTCGGCTTTGCGGTGTCATCCAGTCGTTGTCGCCGGGACCCAGTCCCACGACCGCGACGGCCCCGACCGGCGACCGTTCGAACCGCCGCCCGCCCGGCAGCATGGCCAATGAGAAGTACGGCACGCTGGCCTCGTCGACGTCCGCGGCCGGCGAAATACGTTGCGCGGCGGTGCTGGCCCGCTCCACATAGAACGCCTCGTCCAGCCGTCCGGACGCCGAAAGTGCTTCCCGGACAGCGTGATACGAGCGGCCGAGCTTGAGCACCACCGCAGCGTCCGCGTCGGCGAGCCGCCGGGTCAGCTCGGCGACCGGCAGGGTGCCCGGCAGTATCGACAGCACCTCGTCGCCGGCCACCAGCGGCGTAGCGACGGCGGCCGAGGCGGCGCTCACCGACGTCACCCCCGGCACGATGACGGCGTCGAACCGCTGGGTCAGCCGGGTGTGCAAATGCATATAGGAGCTGTAGAACAGCGGATCGCCCTCGGCCAGCAGCGCCACATTGCGTCCGGCGGCGAGGTGCGCGGCGATGCGCTGGGTGGCTTCGACATAGAAGTCCTCGATCGCACCGGCATAGCCGCCGGGATGATCGGTCGTCTCGGTGGTCACCGGATAGACGAGGTGCTCCTCGATCTGGCCCGGCCGGAGATACGGTTCGGCGATGCCGCGGGCGATACTGCGGCCGTGCCGGGCGCTGTGGTAAGCGACCACGTCGGCCTCGCCGATCACCCGGGCGGCCTTGACCGTGACCAACTCCGGGTCGCCGGGTCCCAGCCCAACGCCCCAGAGTGTGCCGCGACTTGTCATTCGGCGTCGCTCGCGATCGCGTTGACGGCTGCGGCGGCCATCGCGCTGCCACCGCGACGACCTCGCACCACCAGATACGACATTCCGCGCGGGTTGTCGATCAGCTCCTGCTTGGACTGGGCCGAGCCGACGAATCCCACCGGCCCGCCCAGCACCGCCACCGGCGCCGCGGCTCCCTCGTCGACGAGTTCGAGCAGCCGGAACAGGGCAGTGGGCGCATTGCCGATCGCCAGCACCGCGCCGTCGAGTCGGTCAGCCCACAGTTCCACGCCCGCCGCCGAGCGGGTGATGTGCCCTCGCTTGGCCAGCTCGGGTGCGCGGGGGTCGGCCACCAACGACACGACCTCGTTGCCGGCAGGCAGCCGTGCCTTGGTGATCCCGGCGGCCACCATCGACGAATCGCACAGCACGGGGGCGCCATCTCGCAGCGCGGTCCTGGTCCGCGCCACCACGGAGGCCGTGAAGGCGACATGCTCGGCGACGTCAACCTGCCCGCAGGTGTGGATCAACCGGACCACGACCTGCGCTATGTCGGCGGGAAAACGTGCCAGGTCGGCCTCGGCGCG encodes:
- a CDS encoding SDR family NAD(P)-dependent oxidoreductase, whose amino-acid sequence is MDDTGAGPVLILGGRSEIGIELARRLAQGSTVVLAARRADQLDEQVAAVKAAGATAVHTREFDADDLASHGPLIAEVIAEHGPIGTAVLAFGILGDQARAEADAAHAVAVVHTDYVAQVNMLTLIAKAMRAADRGSLVVFSSIAGARVRRANYVYGSAKAGLDGFASGLADALHGTGVHLLISRPGFVIGRMTEGMTPAPLSSTPEQVAAATARALAKGRRTVWIPWALGPAAAVMRMLPQFIWRRMPR
- the cbiE gene encoding precorrin-6y C5,15-methyltransferase (decarboxylating) subunit CbiE encodes the protein MIVVVGIGADGMPGLSNAARIQLQTATVIYGAERQLGLLDDTVTAERREWPSPMLPALQTLPIDDDIHIVASGDPLMHGIGGTLIRLYGAEKVTVLPHVSAVTLACARMGWNVQDTEVISLVAAPPSTAVRRGGQAIVLSQSGSTPNVVAELLTVHGRGDSAFSVLEQLGGPAECRRDSTARQWADTPTGVDDLNVIAIRYLPDERIAPLPDDAFAHDGQITKHGVRAVTLAALAPRPGERLWDVGAGSGSIAVEWCRSWRGCSAVAFEHDEQRRINIEFNAAAFGVAVDVRGEAPDQFDGAPAPDAIFIGGGLTRPDLLDSCLEQLPKGGRLVANAVTIESESLLIQAYSRLGGELRRFQLYQGSPLGAFTGWRPQYPVTQWTVTK
- the cobM gene encoding precorrin-4 C(11)-methyltransferase, producing MTVYFIGAGPGAADLITVRGQRLLQRCKTCLYAGSIMPDDLLALCPPGAKVVDTGPLTLEQIVAELADADAAGHDVARLHSGDPSLYSALAEQCRRLDALRIGYEIVPGVPAFAAAAAALKRELTVPGVAQTVTLTRVSTLSTAMPAGEDLQTLAQSGGTLVLHLAAAQIDTIVAQLLTSGCRTETPAAVVAFASWPQQTVLRGTLETIAGQMRETGITKTAVIIVGDVLAAEGFTDSYLYSTARRAKGQH
- a CDS encoding cobalt-precorrin-6A reductase encodes the protein MRVLLLGGTGEGRALAKALHPGVDVISSLAGRVPDPVLPVGPVRVGGFGGVAGLQKWLQEENIDAVVDATHPFAATMTAHAAEACERATIPHLVLARPAWDPGTAEVVESDKEAAKAIAQNQYSRIFLTTGRSGTKAFQGSDAWFLIRAVTEPDVDSLPRHRQLLLSRGPYRYDDEIAIMRDHRIDALVSKNSGGDMTRAKLDAAAALDIPVVMVDRPPLPDGINAVGTVREAADWVAGLG
- the sigC gene encoding RNA polymerase sigma factor SigC, which gives rise to MTASSDDQAVTDLALAAARGNERALEAFIKATQQDVWRFVTYLSDAGSADDLTQETFLRAIGAIERFSGRSSARTWLLSIARRVVADHIRHVQSRPRSAAGANPEQVHNGDRHARGFEDLVEVTTMIANLTREQREALLLTQLLGLPYADAAAVCGCPVGTIRSRVARARDALLADAERDDRTG
- a CDS encoding PPE family protein, whose protein sequence is MTAPIWLAFPPEVHSTLLSSGPGPGPLLAAAGAWSALSTEYADAADELTGLLGAVQAGEWQGPSAEQYVAAHAPYLTWLLASSADSTAAAALHETAAGAYTAALAAMPTLGELAANHAIHGALVATNFFGLNTIPIAVNEADYARMWVQAATTMSAYEAVSESALAAVPPSTPAPQIMMAAADTSTTQQQATTAAQQYPSWMDQLEAWLRQYTTSFAWPVSKDLNPGGWPFPPVPWVNSLASFFTQLGLSPTLASAMGWAIFHTLMIFWPFIQVAVQLAVVAIPAMMVIAAAGAAGAAAGAAAIAVSTAVPLAIQPQLPAMAPTPMPTAPAPAGFGNVPSTSSASAPAPAPASATAAPSPGAPPAGAPPGVSFGPTSTTGLGAGLSDALWAVGLSGLSGSSSAKNRSRRKSEEPASDDADAPGAAAAASAKEKLKARRRRAQDAKDKAYRYEYMDLEDAPAGPDDEPVTSVGESGAGPLGFAGAAVKSGAGHAAGLTTLGGDGLNDGPSVPMLPSSWGHDGK
- a CDS encoding precorrin-2 C(20)-methyltransferase, encoding MTSRGTLWGVGLGPGDPELVTVKAARVIGEADVVAYHSARHGRSIARGIAEPYLRPGQIEEHLVYPVTTETTDHPGGYAGAIEDFYVEATQRIAAHLAAGRNVALLAEGDPLFYSSYMHLHTRLTQRFDAVIVPGVTSVSAASAAVATPLVAGDEVLSILPGTLPVAELTRRLADADAAVVLKLGRSYHAVREALSASGRLDEAFYVERASTAAQRISPAADVDEASVPYFSLAMLPGGRRFERSPVGAVAVVGLGPGDNDWMTPQSRRELAAATDLIGYGNYLDRVPVRDGQQRHPSDNTDEPARARLACALAEQGRAVAVVSSGDPGVFAMATAVLEEAKQWPGVEVRVIPAMTAAQAVASRVGAPLGHDYAVISLSDRLKPWDVIETRLAAAAAADLVLAIYNPASKSRTWQVGAMRDVLLTQREPGTPVVIGRNVSGPDESVRVVRLADLDAADVDMRCLLIVGSSQTQWYTGDSGDKVFTPRRYPT
- a CDS encoding precorrin-8X methylmutase, coding for MLDYIRDAAEIYRQSFATIRAEADLARFPADIAQVVVRLIHTCGQVDVAEHVAFTASVVARTRTALRDGAPVLCDSSMVAAGITKARLPAGNEVVSLVADPRAPELAKRGHITRSAAGVELWADRLDGAVLAIGNAPTALFRLLELVDEGAAAPVAVLGGPVGFVGSAQSKQELIDNPRGMSYLVVRGRRGGSAMAAAAVNAIASDAE